A portion of the Methylobacterium nodulans ORS 2060 genome contains these proteins:
- a CDS encoding bifunctional DNA primase/polymerase: protein MSAQSLQHRAEPCKSDHPWQDYGHTVRKHGWRAIYLEHGEKGPKYADWNKRSVPTAADVERWQRSGLPGQRPNMGFNLGPQPGLPEGEHVVAVDADVFTPAAATAVNEILERRLPGAPHRLGNPAKVGTRFVRTKTADGSEPVRRQGRRFIFDGAPDTKENHNRVELLGQGQQSVVHGAHPCGALYTWPDGISIVELHPEALPLIPIDELNAIIAECDAAMEAVGGKVVSGATFSRSGRNGGGADLTPLVEADAEVLLSGLGSVRNDLSDRGDWVMFTKAFAALCVPALGEGRVVDALLGFTDRWEAAPETGDPDEILRIIREEEKPAHVGLREVFHAMRKGGAPLPSNFLARLDFARVPVNDNDMPRPELIQGPNIAETVDELERLIIKHKLPVFNRGGPTIVEKIESRGRSGEVNVRYAFTRLTPISAIDRVSRYVNVLSFDKKGNPYQAPLKDPVARAWTSRQQSELPTIGAIAQSPVLTRDGRIISKPGFDPETGVYIADTAADIELPADMAQWGSEPTARKAAGAALTLLKGLLVHYRFAGQAHLSVALAALLTPFTVHAGVRPPLFAVDATAPGSGKSKLVDTVSVIATGTCAPALNQGTSVHEFEKHFLGKVLEGAPILNIDNVEQPLEGDFLNTVLTQPRLSVRPLGTSNAATLEPRMMMFATGNNLVVRGDLVRRTLPCRIDPGVERPELEEYPFDPVERAAAARSELIGAALTILAAHARCGFPGVALLKGSPFGSFEAWSQMVRAALVWLGEPDPCDVMDALRAADPVRARLGAVLHAAAAVFEDGRAFHVRETIPGAAASEDWEGDGEPPRKALATALQEAIQEEKGGRPVSIDAALVGRYFGKHKDRVVDGLRIEVARISNGHGNLYRIARV from the coding sequence CTATGGCCACACCGTGCGCAAGCATGGATGGCGTGCAATTTACCTTGAGCATGGGGAGAAAGGCCCCAAATACGCGGATTGGAATAAGCGCAGCGTGCCGACTGCCGCAGACGTGGAGAGGTGGCAGCGGTCAGGGCTGCCGGGCCAACGGCCGAACATGGGCTTCAACCTCGGCCCGCAACCCGGGCTGCCGGAGGGCGAGCATGTGGTCGCCGTCGATGCGGACGTGTTCACCCCTGCCGCGGCCACTGCTGTCAACGAAATCCTTGAGCGGCGCCTTCCGGGCGCTCCGCATCGGCTTGGCAACCCGGCGAAGGTTGGAACCCGCTTCGTCCGCACCAAGACCGCCGATGGCTCCGAGCCCGTGCGGCGGCAAGGGCGGCGGTTCATCTTCGACGGCGCCCCGGACACCAAGGAGAACCACAACAGGGTCGAGCTGCTTGGCCAAGGGCAGCAATCCGTCGTGCATGGCGCCCACCCGTGCGGGGCCCTCTACACGTGGCCCGATGGGATAAGCATCGTGGAGCTGCATCCCGAAGCCCTCCCGCTGATCCCGATCGACGAGCTGAACGCGATCATCGCCGAGTGCGACGCCGCGATGGAGGCGGTGGGCGGCAAGGTCGTGAGCGGCGCAACCTTCAGCCGCAGCGGCCGTAACGGCGGCGGAGCCGATCTGACCCCCTTGGTGGAGGCCGACGCCGAGGTGCTGCTGTCGGGTCTCGGCAGCGTGCGGAACGACCTCAGCGACCGCGGCGATTGGGTCATGTTCACAAAGGCGTTCGCTGCGCTCTGCGTCCCGGCGCTCGGCGAGGGTCGGGTGGTCGACGCCCTGTTAGGGTTCACGGACCGGTGGGAGGCCGCTCCCGAGACCGGAGACCCCGACGAGATCCTGCGCATCATCCGGGAGGAGGAGAAGCCGGCGCACGTCGGGCTGCGCGAGGTGTTCCACGCCATGCGCAAGGGTGGAGCCCCGCTGCCGAGCAACTTCCTCGCCCGCCTCGACTTCGCGAGGGTGCCCGTCAATGACAATGACATGCCGCGCCCCGAACTCATTCAGGGTCCCAACATCGCCGAGACGGTCGACGAACTCGAAAGGTTGATCATCAAACACAAACTGCCCGTCTTCAATCGCGGCGGCCCGACAATCGTGGAGAAAATCGAGTCCCGCGGGCGGAGCGGCGAGGTAAACGTGCGCTACGCTTTCACTCGGCTGACACCCATCAGCGCGATTGATCGCGTCTCGCGCTACGTCAACGTGCTGAGCTTCGACAAGAAGGGCAACCCATATCAGGCGCCTCTCAAGGATCCGGTGGCGAGGGCGTGGACCTCGCGTCAACAGTCAGAACTGCCGACGATTGGCGCTATTGCGCAGTCGCCGGTGCTGACACGGGACGGACGCATCATCTCGAAGCCCGGGTTCGACCCGGAGACCGGCGTCTACATCGCTGACACGGCCGCTGACATCGAACTGCCGGCTGACATGGCGCAATGGGGATCCGAACCCACCGCCCGGAAGGCAGCGGGCGCCGCGCTCACCCTGCTCAAGGGCCTGCTCGTGCACTACCGCTTCGCAGGGCAGGCCCATCTCAGCGTTGCGCTCGCGGCGCTGCTGACGCCCTTCACGGTGCACGCGGGTGTCAGGCCGCCCCTGTTCGCGGTCGACGCCACAGCGCCCGGCTCAGGCAAGAGCAAGCTCGTGGACACCGTCTCCGTGATCGCGACCGGCACCTGCGCCCCGGCCCTTAATCAGGGCACGAGCGTCCACGAGTTCGAGAAGCACTTCCTCGGCAAGGTGCTCGAAGGCGCGCCGATCCTGAACATCGACAACGTGGAGCAGCCGCTTGAGGGCGACTTCCTCAACACGGTGCTGACGCAGCCGCGCCTCTCCGTCCGGCCGCTCGGCACCTCGAACGCCGCGACGCTCGAACCCCGGATGATGATGTTCGCCACGGGCAACAACCTCGTGGTCCGCGGGGACTTGGTGCGGCGAACGCTGCCGTGCCGGATTGATCCGGGCGTGGAGCGGCCGGAGCTAGAGGAGTACCCGTTCGACCCGGTGGAGCGCGCCGCAGCAGCTCGGTCGGAGCTGATCGGCGCCGCGCTGACGATCCTCGCGGCTCACGCCCGCTGCGGCTTCCCGGGCGTGGCGCTCCTCAAGGGTAGCCCGTTCGGCAGCTTCGAGGCGTGGTCGCAGATGGTGCGGGCTGCCCTCGTGTGGCTCGGCGAGCCGGACCCTTGCGATGTCATGGACGCCCTGCGGGCTGCCGATCCGGTCAGGGCGCGACTCGGCGCGGTGCTGCATGCAGCCGCGGCGGTCTTTGAGGATGGTCGCGCCTTCCATGTCCGCGAGACCATCCCGGGCGCCGCTGCGAGCGAGGATTGGGAGGGCGACGGCGAACCGCCGAGGAAGGCTCTCGCGACGGCCCTGCAGGAGGCCATTCAGGAGGAGAAGGGCGGGCGTCCCGTGTCGATCGATGCGGCCTTGGTCGGCCGCTACTTCGGCAAGCACAAGGATCGGGTCGTGGACGGGCTGCGCATTGAGGTGGCCCGGATCAGCAACGGCCACGGCAACCTCTATCGCATCGCCCGCGTGTAG